The proteins below come from a single Arthrobacter sp. B1I2 genomic window:
- a CDS encoding MFS transporter: MANTKEGVGFRSARGPILIALMLSTGLVAIDSTIVATAVPSIVKDVGGFSSFPWLFSAYLLAQAVSVPIYGKLSDMTGRKPIILIGIGLFLLGSVLCGVAWSMPSLIAFRALQGLGAGAVLPVAITIAGDIYTLQERAKVQGYLASVWAISSVVGPSLGGVFSALGIWRGIFLVNVPLCLLAGWMLVRTLHEDVERAKHKVDYAGAVLLAGSLGLLILGALQGGQAWAWNSPISIGVFVVGAVLLVAFLLVERRAAEPILPAWVVSRRLLGTTALVSFGVGAVMIGLTSYVPTFLEGALSSSPLVAGLALAALTLGWPLSASQAGKFYLRIGFKSTALIGIAISVAGLLILSLTAGAPNVALIAISCFVVGLGLGLLATPTLIAAQSSVPWHERGVVTSTNMFARSIGSALGVAVFGAVANSIYGGSSGGEGDPSTTIAASGAVFLAALVAGLLTVAAVLAMPAVKAGAAEPADQEPVPSPEGRAS, from the coding sequence ATGGCGAACACCAAAGAGGGCGTGGGCTTCCGGTCCGCCCGCGGACCCATCCTCATAGCCTTGATGCTGTCCACCGGACTCGTGGCCATCGACTCCACCATCGTGGCCACGGCCGTGCCGTCCATTGTTAAGGACGTGGGCGGCTTCTCGTCCTTCCCCTGGCTCTTCTCCGCCTACCTGCTGGCGCAGGCGGTGTCCGTGCCTATCTACGGCAAGCTGTCCGACATGACGGGCCGCAAGCCCATCATCCTGATCGGCATTGGCCTGTTCCTGCTCGGTTCGGTGCTGTGCGGCGTGGCCTGGAGCATGCCCTCGCTGATCGCTTTCCGGGCACTGCAGGGACTCGGCGCCGGCGCGGTGCTGCCGGTAGCCATCACCATCGCCGGCGACATCTACACCCTGCAGGAGCGGGCCAAGGTCCAGGGTTACCTGGCCAGCGTGTGGGCTATCTCCTCCGTGGTGGGCCCCAGCCTGGGCGGCGTCTTCTCCGCGCTGGGCATCTGGCGCGGCATCTTCCTGGTCAACGTGCCGCTCTGCCTGCTGGCCGGGTGGATGCTGGTCCGCACCCTGCACGAAGACGTGGAACGGGCAAAGCACAAGGTGGACTACGCAGGCGCCGTGCTCCTGGCCGGCTCGCTCGGCCTGCTTATCCTCGGCGCCCTCCAGGGCGGCCAGGCGTGGGCATGGAACTCACCCATCAGCATTGGCGTGTTTGTGGTCGGCGCGGTCCTGCTCGTCGCGTTCCTCCTGGTGGAGCGGCGGGCAGCGGAGCCCATCCTGCCGGCCTGGGTAGTGTCCCGCCGCCTGCTGGGCACCACCGCATTGGTGTCCTTCGGGGTTGGCGCGGTGATGATCGGCCTGACCTCCTACGTGCCCACCTTCCTGGAAGGCGCACTGTCCTCCTCGCCGCTGGTGGCCGGCCTGGCGCTCGCCGCCCTGACCCTCGGGTGGCCGCTCAGTGCGTCGCAGGCCGGAAAGTTCTACCTGCGGATCGGCTTCAAGTCCACGGCCCTGATCGGCATCGCCATTTCCGTGGCGGGGCTGCTGATCCTGTCCCTGACGGCAGGCGCACCCAACGTGGCGCTGATCGCCATCAGCTGCTTCGTCGTCGGACTCGGCCTGGGCCTGCTGGCCACACCCACCCTGATCGCCGCCCAGTCCAGCGTGCCCTGGCACGAACGCGGCGTGGTGACCAGCACCAACATGTTTGCCCGGTCCATCGGCAGCGCGCTGGGCGTGGCCGTGTTCGGCGCCGTGGCCAACTCCATCTACGGCGGCAGCAGTGGCGGCGAGGGCGACCCCTCCACCACCATTGCCGCATCCGGGGCCGTGTTCCTGGCCGCGCTGGTGGCCGGGCTGCTGACCGTTGCGGCGGTGCTGGCCATGCCCGCAGTCAAGGCCGGGGCTGCAGAACCTGCGGACCAGGAACCCGTGCCCAGCCCCGAGGGCCGCGCCAGCTGA
- a CDS encoding FAD-dependent oxidoreductase, with the protein MNTVLDTVVIGGGAMGSAAAWALSRRGRQVTLVEQFGPGHKIGASHGATRNLNPGYHRPEYVAMLAEGLALWDELEQESGEQLLARTGIVNHGPGGDLQKVAAALTAAGIRAEFLDPAEAGERWRGIRFDQQVLHMPDGGQLNPEAALPVFQRLATARGAEIRHHTKVAGLEVSDDGVRLTLESAAGTEVVTAAQAVVTAGGWTEKLLAGAFADTAAGKDPAGIRIPRLRVTQEQPAHFRVADAGAVWPGFNHYPGPDYQGWYSPVYGMQTRGEGIKAGWHGVGPVVDPDHRDFLPEPTQLAALQDYARQWLPGVDPDSFEAISCTYTTTPDEDFILDRVGPVVIGAGFSGHGFKFTPVVGRILADLATGTRPAPSIFRASR; encoded by the coding sequence ATGAATACCGTGTTGGACACCGTGGTGATTGGCGGCGGCGCCATGGGCTCTGCGGCCGCTTGGGCGCTCTCTCGGCGGGGCCGCCAGGTGACGCTGGTGGAGCAGTTTGGTCCCGGGCACAAGATCGGCGCGTCCCATGGAGCCACCCGGAACCTGAACCCGGGCTACCACCGGCCGGAGTACGTGGCCATGCTGGCCGAGGGACTGGCGTTGTGGGACGAGCTGGAGCAGGAAAGCGGGGAGCAGTTGCTGGCGCGCACGGGCATCGTGAACCACGGTCCCGGCGGGGACCTCCAGAAGGTCGCGGCGGCCCTCACCGCGGCCGGCATCCGCGCCGAATTCCTGGATCCGGCGGAAGCCGGCGAACGGTGGCGCGGCATCCGCTTCGACCAGCAGGTCCTGCACATGCCCGATGGCGGCCAGCTCAACCCGGAAGCCGCCCTGCCCGTCTTTCAGCGGCTGGCCACGGCCCGGGGCGCCGAGATCAGGCACCACACCAAGGTGGCGGGTCTCGAGGTGTCCGACGACGGCGTGCGGCTCACGCTCGAGTCGGCTGCGGGCACCGAGGTGGTCACCGCGGCGCAGGCAGTAGTGACTGCCGGAGGCTGGACGGAGAAACTGCTGGCCGGAGCTTTCGCGGACACGGCCGCCGGCAAGGACCCTGCCGGGATCCGGATCCCCCGGCTCAGGGTCACGCAGGAGCAGCCGGCGCATTTCCGGGTGGCGGATGCCGGGGCCGTCTGGCCGGGCTTCAACCACTACCCGGGGCCGGACTACCAGGGCTGGTACTCCCCTGTTTACGGCATGCAGACCCGGGGCGAAGGCATCAAGGCCGGCTGGCACGGTGTAGGCCCGGTGGTGGACCCGGACCACCGCGATTTCCTGCCGGAGCCAACGCAGCTCGCAGCACTGCAGGACTACGCCCGGCAGTGGCTGCCCGGCGTGGACCCCGATTCCTTCGAGGCCATCAGCTGCACGTACACCACCACGCCGGACGAGGACTTCATCCTGGACCGTGTGGGGCCGGTGGTGATCGGCGCGGGCTTCTCCGGCCACGGTTTCAAGTTCACGCCGGTGGTGGGCCGGATCCTGGCCGACCTTGCCACCGGGACCCGGCCCGCGCCGTCGATCTTCCGCGCGTCCCGGTAG
- a CDS encoding AEC family transporter, with amino-acid sequence MLGVLAGFFVVWCIILVGWFVGRQRILGDNARPVLSGLTFFVASPALLFETLSKARLQEVFAEPLLVTAVAAITTAAIFFAITRFWLKRALPESLMSAMSASLANSANLGIPIAVYVLGDASYVAPLLIFQLAFFTPVFLMILDSSTSAHRTTPLSFVLMILRNPMIVGSGLGLLVAGTGFKVPALVMEPIHLIGGAAIPAMLIAFGMSLNGSRPLQASAGRRVDTLLASGFKLAIQPALAYVFARFALGMDGHALFAVVVTSALPTAQNVFVAASRYQTGLTVAKDTVLITTVVAVPAMIGVALLLA; translated from the coding sequence TTGCTAGGGGTGCTGGCGGGGTTCTTCGTGGTCTGGTGCATCATCCTGGTGGGATGGTTCGTGGGCCGGCAGAGGATCCTCGGCGATAATGCCCGGCCCGTGCTCAGTGGCCTCACGTTCTTCGTTGCGAGTCCGGCGCTGCTCTTCGAAACCCTGAGCAAGGCCCGCCTGCAGGAAGTATTCGCCGAACCGCTGCTGGTTACGGCGGTTGCCGCCATCACCACCGCCGCCATCTTCTTCGCGATCACCAGGTTCTGGCTGAAGCGGGCGCTCCCCGAATCGCTGATGTCCGCCATGTCCGCATCGCTGGCCAACTCGGCCAACCTGGGTATTCCCATCGCGGTATATGTCCTGGGCGACGCCAGCTATGTGGCACCGCTGCTGATCTTCCAGCTGGCGTTCTTCACCCCGGTGTTCCTGATGATCCTGGACTCGAGCACCAGCGCGCACCGCACCACACCCCTCAGTTTCGTGCTGATGATCCTGCGGAACCCCATGATTGTGGGCTCCGGCCTGGGCCTGCTGGTGGCCGGGACGGGGTTCAAGGTTCCGGCGCTGGTGATGGAGCCCATCCACCTGATTGGGGGCGCCGCGATTCCGGCCATGCTGATCGCCTTCGGGATGAGCCTGAACGGCTCCCGCCCGCTCCAGGCTTCGGCTGGGCGGCGCGTGGATACGCTGCTGGCGAGCGGCTTCAAGCTGGCCATCCAGCCGGCCCTTGCCTACGTTTTCGCGCGCTTTGCGCTGGGGATGGACGGCCACGCACTGTTCGCGGTGGTGGTCACGTCGGCGCTGCCCACAGCCCAGAACGTATTCGTGGCCGCCAGCCGATACCAGACCGGGCTGACCGTCGCCAAGGACACCGTACTGATCACCACCGTGGTGGCGGTGCCGGCAATGATCGGCGTCGCGCTCTTGCTGGCTTAA
- the panD gene encoding aspartate 1-decarboxylase, translating into MNRTMFKSKIHRATVTHADLHYVGSVTVDLDLLEAADILPGELVSIVDVTNGARLETYTIAGERGSGVIGINGAAAHLMHENDIVILITYAAMTTEEAQAYEPRVVHVDENNRIIQLGNDPAEGLTPGMMRPPFALNNATL; encoded by the coding sequence ATGAATCGAACAATGTTCAAGTCCAAAATCCACCGGGCCACCGTCACGCACGCGGACCTGCACTATGTAGGTTCGGTCACCGTGGACCTCGACCTGCTCGAGGCCGCGGACATCCTGCCCGGCGAGCTGGTGTCCATTGTGGACGTCACCAACGGCGCGCGGCTTGAAACCTACACCATCGCGGGCGAGCGCGGCTCCGGCGTAATCGGCATTAACGGTGCAGCGGCGCACCTCATGCATGAGAACGATATTGTCATCCTGATTACCTACGCTGCGATGACCACCGAGGAAGCCCAGGCCTACGAGCCCCGGGTGGTCCACGTGGACGAGAACAACCGGATCATCCAGCTGGGCAACGATCCCGCAGAGGGTCTCACTCCCGGCATGATGCGCCCCCCTTTCGCGCTTAACAACGCCACCCTGTAA
- a CDS encoding LysR family transcriptional regulator, which produces MLDVRRLRLLRELSIRGTLAEVAEALQYSPSSVSQQLALLEKEVGVELLRKTGRRVQLTPQAEVLVAHTAQLLETMEQAEADLAASLTTVTGTVRIAVFQSAALALMPDTLTRMATTYPEVRIEMIQREPETALHETWARDFDLVIAEQYPGHAAPRYPELDRVKLTTDAIRLAVPPASDGGPAIRSLTETADLAWVMEPRGAASRHWAEQACRSAGFEPDVRFETADLQAQARLIESGNAVALMPDLVWTGRGTTAQLLELPGNPTRTIFTSVRRSSAQRPAILAARETLAAAAAAVGRDDAG; this is translated from the coding sequence ATGCTCGATGTGCGCAGGCTCCGGCTGCTCCGCGAGCTAAGCATCAGGGGGACGCTCGCCGAGGTGGCGGAGGCACTGCAGTACAGTCCGTCGTCGGTATCGCAGCAGCTGGCCCTCCTGGAAAAGGAAGTGGGCGTGGAGTTGCTCCGGAAGACGGGGCGGCGGGTGCAGCTGACGCCCCAGGCGGAGGTCCTGGTGGCGCACACCGCGCAGCTGCTGGAGACCATGGAGCAGGCCGAGGCCGATCTGGCGGCGTCCCTGACCACGGTCACGGGGACCGTGCGGATCGCGGTTTTCCAGTCCGCGGCGCTCGCCCTGATGCCGGACACCCTGACCCGCATGGCCACCACCTACCCGGAGGTCAGGATCGAAATGATCCAGCGTGAGCCCGAGACCGCGCTGCATGAGACCTGGGCGCGGGACTTCGATCTGGTGATCGCCGAGCAGTATCCAGGGCATGCGGCCCCGCGCTACCCGGAGCTGGACCGGGTAAAGCTGACCACCGACGCCATCCGGCTGGCCGTTCCCCCGGCGTCCGACGGCGGACCCGCCATCCGTTCGCTGACAGAGACTGCAGACCTTGCCTGGGTCATGGAACCGAGGGGTGCCGCGTCACGCCACTGGGCGGAACAGGCGTGCCGCAGCGCCGGGTTCGAGCCGGATGTCCGCTTTGAGACGGCCGATTTGCAGGCCCAGGCGCGGCTGATCGAGTCCGGCAACGCCGTGGCCCTGATGCCGGACCTGGTGTGGACCGGCCGCGGCACGACGGCACAGCTGCTGGAGCTTCCGGGCAACCCGACCCGCACCATCTTCACCTCGGTCCGCCGCTCCAGCGCCCAGCGTCCGGCCATCCTCGCCGCCCGGGAGACCCTCGCTGCGGCCGCCGCCGCAGTGGGGAGGGACGACGCCGGGTGA
- a CDS encoding amino acid permease: MSTRDLTQSIMRRKPIDDIEEENKHSGLFKSLGLWQLTAIGVGGIIGVGIFSLAGLVAAGSAGTPGVGPAVLFSFLIAGLASAAAALSYAEFAGMIPRAGSAYTYGYVALGEVIGWFIGWDLLLEYIAIVAVVAIGISGYFDAFLSGIGIHMPVWMTSTADEGKGGVVNIPAIVVCLIVTWILSRGTKAFGRFELVAVAIKVVLILFIIGLGIFYIDTNNYNPFMPSGFGPVLAGSATVFFAVFGYDAMSTAAEEATDGKKHMPKAIILSLIIAMLLYVAATLVLTGMQNYKDIDPKAGFASAFTGVGLPVIATIISVFAVLSILTVMLTFLLGVTRVWFSMSRDGLLPGWFSKTDRHGTPQRVTWIAGVASALLAGVFPIKAVADLTNIGILAAFVVVCLSVIIFRYKRPDAPRAFRLPFMPVVPAFGMLASAFLMFQLHWETWLRFGIWLVIGLAIYFGYGRKHSLMNPNSPRHQELEELHRPLA, from the coding sequence ATGAGCACTAGAGATTTGACCCAGTCGATCATGCGGCGGAAGCCTATTGACGACATTGAAGAAGAGAACAAACACAGTGGCCTCTTCAAGTCGCTCGGGCTGTGGCAGCTCACAGCCATTGGCGTAGGCGGCATTATCGGCGTCGGCATCTTCTCCCTCGCCGGACTGGTGGCCGCCGGCAGCGCGGGCACGCCCGGGGTGGGGCCCGCGGTACTGTTCTCATTCCTGATTGCCGGCCTTGCGTCGGCAGCGGCGGCACTGTCCTACGCAGAGTTCGCCGGCATGATTCCCCGCGCTGGGTCCGCTTACACGTACGGCTACGTGGCGCTGGGCGAGGTGATCGGCTGGTTCATCGGCTGGGACCTGCTGCTGGAATACATCGCCATTGTGGCCGTGGTGGCCATCGGCATTTCGGGCTACTTTGATGCCTTCCTCTCCGGAATCGGCATCCACATGCCGGTTTGGATGACCTCGACGGCGGATGAAGGCAAGGGCGGCGTCGTCAACATACCGGCCATTGTGGTCTGCCTGATCGTGACCTGGATCCTTTCGCGCGGAACCAAGGCGTTCGGCAGGTTCGAACTCGTGGCAGTGGCCATCAAGGTGGTCCTGATCCTTTTCATTATCGGGCTGGGCATCTTCTACATCGACACCAACAACTACAACCCGTTCATGCCGTCCGGGTTCGGTCCGGTTCTTGCCGGTTCCGCCACCGTGTTCTTCGCGGTCTTCGGTTACGACGCCATGAGTACCGCGGCGGAGGAAGCCACTGACGGCAAGAAGCACATGCCCAAGGCAATCATCCTGTCGCTGATCATCGCCATGCTGCTTTATGTGGCAGCCACCCTGGTCCTCACGGGTATGCAGAACTACAAGGACATCGACCCGAAGGCCGGGTTCGCCTCAGCCTTCACCGGCGTGGGCCTGCCGGTCATCGCAACCATCATCTCCGTCTTCGCGGTGCTGTCCATCCTGACCGTGATGTTGACGTTCCTTCTCGGCGTCACCCGTGTCTGGTTCTCCATGAGCCGCGACGGGCTGCTGCCTGGCTGGTTTTCCAAGACCGACCGCCACGGCACGCCGCAGCGCGTCACCTGGATCGCCGGCGTCGCCTCCGCCCTCCTGGCCGGCGTGTTCCCGATCAAGGCCGTTGCCGACCTGACCAATATCGGCATCCTGGCCGCCTTCGTCGTGGTCTGCCTCTCTGTGATCATCTTCCGCTACAAGAGGCCCGACGCCCCGCGCGCTTTCCGCCTGCCGTTCATGCCCGTGGTCCCGGCCTTCGGCATGCTGGCCTCGGCGTTCCTCATGTTCCAGCTGCACTGGGAAACCTGGCTGCGGTTCGGCATCTGGCTTGTCATCGGCCTCGCCATCTACTTCGGCTACGGCCGTAAGCACTCACTGATGAACCCGAACAGCCCCCGGCACCAGGAACTCGAGGAGCTGCACCGCCCCCTCGCGTAG
- a CDS encoding bifunctional proline dehydrogenase/L-glutamate gamma-semialdehyde dehydrogenase has product MTHVAMEPATSAGAAPQTVDVDVPQAKALADEAVALVRRWLTEAAKVPVDASAQQLAGVLKDPNGLDFTVGFVDGVVRPEDLNVAARNLARLAPKVPAFLPWYMRSAVALGGTMAPVMPQVVIPIARKVLREMVGHLIVDATDSKLGPAIARIRKDGIKLNVNLLGEAVLGEHEASRRLEGTHTLLARPDVDYVSIKVSSTVAPHSAWAFDEAVEHVVEKLTPLFQRAASFATPGSSTGGKAKFINLDMEEYKDLDMTIAVFTRILDKPEFKNLEAGIVLQAYLPDALSAMIRLQDWAAERRANGGAGIKVRVVKGANLPMEQVEASLHDWPLATWGSKQDSDSSYKRVINYALHPDRIRNIRIGVAGHNLFDIAFAWLLAKQRGVEAGIEFEMLLGMAQGQAEAVKKDVGSLLLYTPVVHPSEFDVAIAYLIRRLEEGASQENFMSAVFELSENEGLFEREKQRFLSSLDALDNNVPLPNRRQDRGLPPEPMPHSGFRNTPDTDPALPANRTWGRAILERVPGSTLGNASVKAAFINDEATLDSAVANAVEKGKAWGDLSGAERAEILHRAGEILEARRADLLEVMASETGKTIDQGDPEVSEAVDFAHYYAESARRLDMVDGATFVPAKLTVVTPPWNFPVAIPAGSTLAALAAGSAVVIKPAKQAARSGAVMVEALWEAGVPKGVLTMVQLGERELGKQLISHPAVDRVILTGGYETAELFRSFRKDLPLLAETSGKNAIIVTPSADLDLAAKDVAYSAFGHAGQKCSAASLVILVGSVAKSRRFHNQLIDAVTSLKVGYPEDPTSQMGPIIEPANGKLLNALTTLGEGENWAVEPKKLDNTGRLWSPGVRYGVKRGSYFHLTEFFGPVLGVMTADTLEEAIAIQNQIEYGLTAGLHSLNSEELGIWLDTIQAGNLYVNRGITGAIVQRQPFGGWKKSAVGAGTKAGGPNYLAGLGDWTPSTSTATASVNHAGVRRILNAAGPALQRAELESVQRALASDAGAWAEEFGTAKDVSGLSAERNIFRYRSLPVTIRLSEGAPLAHLVRTVAAGVLAGSALTVSTAVELPAQLRAVLTAEDIEVTVESDAGWLASAARLASAGKLSGARIRLIGGDATALAEATGGQPDLAIYAHAVTEAGRVELLPFLHEQAVSITAHRFGTPNHLSDALI; this is encoded by the coding sequence ATGACCCACGTTGCAATGGAACCGGCAACTTCAGCCGGTGCCGCACCGCAGACCGTCGACGTCGACGTCCCCCAGGCGAAGGCCCTCGCCGATGAAGCAGTCGCCCTGGTCCGGCGCTGGCTCACGGAGGCCGCCAAGGTCCCCGTGGACGCCTCCGCCCAGCAGCTGGCCGGAGTACTGAAGGATCCCAACGGCCTGGACTTCACCGTGGGCTTCGTGGACGGCGTGGTCCGCCCCGAGGACCTGAACGTCGCCGCCCGCAACCTGGCCAGGCTCGCCCCCAAGGTGCCCGCCTTCCTGCCCTGGTACATGCGCAGCGCCGTGGCACTGGGCGGCACCATGGCCCCGGTGATGCCGCAGGTGGTCATCCCCATCGCCCGCAAGGTGCTCCGCGAGATGGTGGGCCACCTGATCGTGGACGCCACCGACTCCAAGCTGGGCCCCGCCATCGCCAGGATCCGCAAGGACGGCATCAAGCTCAACGTCAACCTCCTGGGCGAGGCTGTCCTGGGCGAGCACGAGGCATCCCGCCGGCTCGAAGGCACCCACACCCTGCTGGCCCGTCCCGACGTCGACTACGTTTCCATCAAGGTCTCCTCCACCGTGGCCCCGCACTCCGCCTGGGCCTTCGACGAAGCTGTGGAACACGTCGTCGAAAAGCTCACCCCGCTGTTCCAGCGTGCGGCGTCCTTCGCCACCCCCGGAAGCAGCACAGGCGGGAAAGCCAAGTTCATCAACCTGGACATGGAGGAATACAAGGACCTGGACATGACCATCGCGGTCTTCACCCGGATCCTGGACAAGCCCGAGTTCAAGAACCTCGAGGCCGGCATCGTGCTCCAGGCCTACCTCCCGGACGCGCTCTCCGCGATGATCCGCCTGCAGGACTGGGCCGCCGAGCGCCGCGCCAACGGCGGTGCCGGCATCAAGGTCCGCGTGGTCAAGGGCGCCAACCTGCCCATGGAACAGGTGGAAGCCTCCCTCCATGACTGGCCGCTGGCCACCTGGGGCTCCAAGCAGGACTCCGACAGCAGCTACAAGCGGGTCATCAACTACGCCCTGCACCCGGACCGGATCAGGAACATCCGGATCGGCGTGGCCGGCCACAACCTGTTCGACATCGCCTTCGCCTGGCTCCTGGCCAAGCAGCGCGGCGTGGAAGCCGGCATCGAGTTCGAGATGCTGCTGGGCATGGCGCAGGGCCAGGCCGAGGCCGTCAAGAAGGACGTGGGCTCCCTCCTGCTCTACACCCCCGTGGTGCACCCGTCCGAGTTCGACGTTGCCATCGCCTACCTGATCCGCCGCCTGGAAGAGGGTGCCAGCCAGGAAAACTTCATGTCCGCGGTGTTCGAGCTCAGCGAGAACGAAGGGCTGTTCGAGCGCGAGAAGCAGCGCTTCCTCTCCTCGCTGGACGCCCTGGACAACAACGTGCCGCTGCCCAACCGCCGCCAGGACCGCGGCCTTCCCCCGGAGCCCATGCCGCACAGCGGTTTCAGGAACACCCCGGACACCGACCCCGCGCTGCCGGCCAACCGCACCTGGGGCCGGGCCATCCTGGAGCGCGTCCCGGGCTCCACCCTGGGCAACGCCTCCGTCAAGGCTGCCTTCATCAACGACGAAGCAACGCTGGACTCCGCCGTCGCCAACGCCGTGGAAAAGGGCAAGGCCTGGGGTGACCTGTCCGGTGCCGAGCGGGCGGAGATCCTGCACCGTGCCGGCGAGATCCTGGAAGCCCGTCGCGCCGACCTCCTGGAGGTCATGGCCAGCGAAACCGGTAAAACCATCGACCAGGGCGACCCCGAGGTCAGCGAAGCGGTGGACTTCGCCCACTACTACGCCGAGTCCGCCCGCAGGCTGGACATGGTCGACGGCGCCACGTTTGTTCCAGCCAAACTCACCGTTGTCACCCCGCCGTGGAACTTCCCGGTCGCCATCCCGGCTGGGTCCACCCTCGCGGCACTCGCCGCCGGCTCCGCCGTCGTGATCAAGCCCGCCAAGCAGGCCGCACGCAGCGGCGCCGTCATGGTGGAGGCACTCTGGGAAGCCGGCGTGCCCAAGGGCGTGCTCACCATGGTGCAGCTGGGCGAACGTGAACTCGGCAAGCAGCTGATCAGCCACCCGGCCGTGGACCGCGTGATCCTCACCGGCGGCTACGAAACCGCCGAGCTGTTCCGGTCCTTCCGCAAGGACCTGCCGCTGCTGGCCGAAACCAGCGGCAAGAACGCCATCATCGTCACACCCAGCGCCGACCTGGACCTGGCGGCCAAGGATGTTGCATACTCCGCGTTCGGCCACGCCGGCCAGAAGTGCTCCGCCGCCTCCCTGGTGATTTTGGTGGGCTCGGTGGCCAAATCCAGGCGGTTCCACAACCAGCTGATCGACGCCGTGACCTCCCTGAAGGTGGGCTACCCGGAGGATCCCACCAGCCAGATGGGACCGATCATCGAACCGGCCAACGGCAAGCTCCTCAACGCCCTCACCACCCTGGGCGAAGGCGAGAACTGGGCCGTGGAGCCCAAGAAGCTGGATAACACTGGCCGGCTGTGGAGCCCGGGCGTGCGCTACGGCGTCAAGCGGGGATCCTACTTCCACCTGACCGAGTTCTTCGGCCCGGTGCTCGGTGTGATGACCGCCGACACGCTCGAAGAGGCCATCGCCATCCAGAACCAGATCGAGTACGGCCTCACCGCCGGCCTGCACTCCCTGAATTCCGAGGAACTGGGCATCTGGCTGGACACCATCCAGGCCGGAAATCTCTACGTGAACCGCGGCATTACAGGTGCCATCGTGCAGCGCCAGCCCTTCGGTGGCTGGAAGAAGTCCGCCGTGGGCGCCGGAACCAAGGCAGGCGGGCCCAACTACCTGGCCGGCCTGGGCGACTGGACGCCTTCCACCAGCACGGCCACGGCATCCGTGAACCATGCCGGCGTGCGGCGCATCCTCAACGCCGCCGGCCCCGCCCTGCAGCGGGCCGAGCTTGAGTCCGTCCAGCGGGCCCTGGCGTCCGACGCCGGGGCCTGGGCTGAGGAGTTCGGCACCGCCAAGGACGTCTCCGGACTGAGCGCGGAGCGCAACATCTTCCGCTACCGGAGCCTGCCGGTCACCATCCGCCTGTCCGAAGGCGCGCCGCTGGCGCACCTCGTCCGGACTGTGGCGGCCGGCGTGCTGGCGGGCTCGGCGCTCACCGTGTCCACCGCCGTCGAACTTCCCGCCCAGCTGCGCGCCGTGCTCACCGCAGAGGACATCGAGGTGACGGTGGAGTCCGACGCCGGCTGGCTGGCTTCGGCCGCACGCCTCGCCTCGGCAGGCAAGCTGTCCGGTGCCCGCATCCGGCTGATCGGCGGCGACGCTACGGCGCTCGCCGAGGCGACCGGCGGACAGCCCGACCTGGCCATCTACGCCCACGCGGTCACCGAGGCCGGGCGCGTGGAGCTGCTGCCGTTCCTGCACGAACAGGCCGTCAGCATCACGGCCCACCGGTTCGGCACCCCCAACCACCTCTCGGATGCGCTGATCTGA
- a CDS encoding LysR substrate-binding domain-containing protein: MFEPAQLRSFLAVADTLSFTKAAERLGLAQPTISQHIRKLEAAAKRSLITRDTRDVRLTDNGDAMAGFARNILSAHDAAARYFSGSAMRGRLRFGTADDLAITGLPRILREFRQIYPQINLELTVGQSDQLYRKLNAGQLDLVFVKWVAGAKDGTVVQHDSFSWVGLEQTVLEPGTPVPLIAYPSPSLSRKLAIDALEAHGRTWRITCTTRQISGVLAAVRAGIGVAVMPTSLVPEDLKIITRRFDLPAVGDVDFTLIRNPLANAEVIDALTQSIVGRAINRQT; encoded by the coding sequence ATGTTCGAACCGGCGCAGTTGCGCTCCTTCCTGGCTGTGGCGGACACCCTCAGCTTCACCAAGGCCGCGGAGCGCCTGGGGCTTGCCCAGCCCACCATCAGCCAGCACATCCGCAAACTCGAGGCTGCTGCCAAGCGCAGCCTGATCACCCGGGACACCCGCGACGTCAGGCTGACGGACAACGGCGACGCCATGGCAGGCTTCGCCCGGAACATCCTGTCCGCGCACGACGCCGCTGCCCGCTATTTCTCCGGCTCGGCCATGCGGGGACGCCTGAGGTTCGGCACCGCGGATGACCTCGCCATCACCGGGCTGCCCCGGATCCTGCGTGAGTTCCGGCAGATCTACCCGCAGATCAACCTGGAGCTGACGGTGGGGCAAAGCGACCAGCTGTACCGCAAGCTCAACGCCGGCCAGCTGGACCTTGTCTTCGTGAAATGGGTGGCCGGAGCGAAGGACGGCACCGTGGTCCAGCATGATTCGTTCTCCTGGGTGGGCCTGGAGCAGACAGTGCTGGAACCGGGGACACCTGTACCGCTGATTGCCTACCCGTCCCCGAGCCTCAGCCGGAAGCTGGCCATTGATGCGCTGGAAGCCCACGGCAGGACGTGGCGGATCACCTGCACCACCCGCCAGATCAGCGGGGTGCTGGCGGCGGTCCGGGCGGGCATTGGCGTGGCAGTCATGCCGACGTCCCTGGTGCCCGAGGACCTGAAGATCATCACGCGGCGCTTCGACCTTCCCGCGGTGGGGGACGTGGATTTCACCCTGATCCGCAACCCGCTGGCGAACGCCGAGGTGATCGATGCCCTCACCCAGTCAATCGTCGGGCGGGCAATTAACCGCCAAACTTAA